In Alteromonas naphthalenivorans, one DNA window encodes the following:
- the rfbB gene encoding dTDP-glucose 4,6-dehydratase, with amino-acid sequence MKTILVTGGAGFIGSAVVRHLINYTEHKVVNLDKLTYAGNLESLLSVSDNERYAFEQVDICDADGVKAVLNTHQPDIIMHLAAESHVDRSIDGPGEFIQTNVVGTYTLLEQARAYWSTLDDVKKEGFKFHHISTDEVYGDLPHPDEVEEGAELPLFTETTPYAPSSPYSASKASSDQLVRSWLRTYKLPTLVTNCSNNYGPYHFPEKLIPLVILNALAGKPLPVYGKGNQIRDWLYVEDHARALVLVALEGKIGETYNIGGHNEKQNIEVVNTICDILDDVQPKDSKYSEQITYVADRPGHDMRYAIDASKIERELGWSPQETFESGIRKTVEWYLNNEGWWKAVLDGSYQGERLGAGS; translated from the coding sequence ATGAAAACAATTTTAGTAACAGGTGGTGCGGGGTTTATTGGCTCGGCGGTAGTTCGCCATCTTATTAATTATACAGAACATAAAGTCGTAAACTTAGATAAGCTTACTTACGCGGGTAACTTAGAGTCGCTTTTGTCTGTATCAGATAACGAGCGCTATGCGTTCGAACAAGTCGATATTTGTGATGCCGACGGCGTAAAAGCCGTTCTTAATACCCATCAACCCGATATCATTATGCACTTAGCGGCAGAATCTCATGTAGATCGTTCAATTGACGGCCCTGGTGAGTTCATTCAAACCAATGTTGTAGGCACTTATACCTTGCTTGAGCAAGCTCGAGCTTATTGGTCAACGCTTGATGATGTGAAAAAAGAAGGCTTTAAATTCCATCATATTTCAACTGATGAAGTTTATGGTGACCTTCCACATCCAGATGAAGTAGAAGAGGGCGCTGAACTGCCGTTATTCACTGAAACTACGCCATATGCACCAAGCTCGCCTTATTCTGCAAGTAAAGCGTCTTCCGACCAGTTAGTGCGCTCATGGCTACGTACTTACAAGCTACCTACATTGGTAACCAACTGTTCGAATAATTATGGCCCGTATCACTTTCCTGAAAAGCTAATTCCGTTAGTTATTCTAAATGCCTTAGCAGGCAAGCCATTGCCTGTATACGGTAAAGGCAATCAAATTCGAGATTGGTTGTATGTGGAAGACCATGCCCGTGCATTGGTGCTAGTGGCTCTTGAAGGAAAAATTGGCGAAACCTATAACATAGGCGGCCATAACGAAAAGCAAAATATTGAAGTAGTGAATACAATTTGCGACATTTTGGATGATGTTCAACCTAAAGACAGTAAGTATTCAGAGCAAATCACTTATGTTGCAGACCGCCCTGGTCACGATATGCGATACGCGATTGATGCATCTAAAATTGAACGCGAGTTAGGGTGGTCACCCCAAGAGACCTTCGAGAGCGGTATTCGCAAAACCGTTGAATGGTACTTAAACAACGAAGGTTGGTGGAAAGCGGTACTAGATGGTAGCTATCAAGGCGAACGCTTAGGTGCTGGCAGTTAG
- the rfbD gene encoding dTDP-4-dehydrorhamnose reductase, with protein sequence MSIVVIGNAGQLSFELVRILGENTICLGPEDTDITNESVLSETLSKLAPSVIINAAAYTAVDKAEEDFDLCHAINATAVENLAKYCKQSGAFLVHVSTDYVFNGHKGSPYLTDDTIEPQGVYGKTKADGEKALLELLPNSSCLIRTAWVYSSHGNNFVKTMLRLMADKPQLSVIDDQIGTPTWAKGLAEVCVSAAQNKTQGVYHWTDEGVASWYDFALAIQELGIEKGLLSSAIPVLPIPSSQYPTPASRPHYSVLDKTSTRDTFSSLNLTHWRTQLSAMMDELKA encoded by the coding sequence ATGAGTATTGTAGTTATTGGCAATGCTGGCCAGTTGTCGTTTGAATTGGTTCGTATTCTAGGTGAAAACACTATATGTTTAGGCCCTGAAGATACTGACATTACCAACGAATCGGTATTATCTGAAACGCTAAGCAAACTAGCGCCAAGCGTCATTATTAACGCAGCGGCTTATACTGCGGTAGATAAAGCAGAAGAAGATTTCGATTTATGCCACGCGATCAACGCTACTGCCGTTGAAAATTTAGCAAAGTACTGTAAGCAGTCAGGTGCATTTTTAGTACATGTATCTACAGATTACGTATTTAACGGCCACAAAGGTTCGCCTTACCTCACTGATGACACTATTGAGCCTCAAGGGGTTTACGGTAAAACTAAAGCTGATGGCGAAAAAGCCTTGCTGGAATTACTTCCTAACTCAAGTTGCTTAATTCGTACTGCGTGGGTGTATTCATCACATGGCAATAACTTTGTGAAAACCATGCTGCGTTTAATGGCAGATAAGCCTCAATTGTCGGTTATTGATGACCAAATCGGCACGCCTACATGGGCAAAAGGGTTGGCAGAAGTGTGCGTAAGTGCAGCGCAAAATAAAACCCAAGGTGTATATCACTGGACTGATGAAGGCGTAGCTAGTTGGTACGATTTCGCGTTAGCCATTCAAGAGCTTGGTATTGAAAAAGGTTTGTTGTCTTCGGCTATTCCGGTATTGCCTATTCCTTCTTCTCAGTACCCCACACCGGCTTCACGACCGCATTATAGCGTGCTAGATAAAACCAGCACACGAGATACTTTTTCATCACTTAATCTTACACATTGGCGTACTCAATTGTCTGCCATGATGGATGAGTTAAAAGCATAA
- the rfbC gene encoding dTDP-4-dehydrorhamnose 3,5-epimerase, giving the protein MQAIATDIPDVKIIEPKVFGDERGFFLETFRTDWFKKECADVEFVQDNHSKSSQGILRGLHYQLEQTQGKLVRVVSGEVYDVAVDMRKDSPTYGKWVGVLLSAENKRQLWVPAGFAHGFYVTSESAEFVYKCTDYYHPESEVSVKFNDPTLNIDWPLVNGEKPSLSGKDENGVAFVDAPTF; this is encoded by the coding sequence ATGCAAGCAATAGCAACAGACATCCCAGACGTTAAAATCATTGAGCCAAAAGTATTTGGCGACGAACGCGGCTTCTTCCTTGAAACCTTTCGCACCGACTGGTTTAAAAAAGAATGTGCAGACGTTGAATTTGTGCAAGACAACCATTCAAAATCCAGCCAAGGAATCCTTCGTGGGCTGCATTATCAGTTGGAGCAGACCCAAGGTAAATTGGTTCGCGTAGTCAGCGGCGAAGTATATGATGTTGCTGTTGATATGCGTAAAGATTCACCTACGTATGGAAAGTGGGTCGGCGTTTTACTGTCGGCTGAAAATAAACGTCAACTATGGGTACCTGCAGGTTTTGCTCACGGTTTTTATGTAACCAGTGAGTCTGCTGAGTTCGTATATAAGTGTACTGACTACTATCACCCTGAGTCAGAAGTGTCGGTTAAGTTTAACGACCCAACTTTAAACATCGATTGGCCTTTAGTTAACGGTGAAAAGCCGTCTTTATCTGGAAAAGATGAAAATGGCGTCGCTTTCGTTGATGCCCCTACGTTTTAA
- the rfbA gene encoding glucose-1-phosphate thymidylyltransferase RfbA, which translates to MRKGIILAGGSGTRLHPLTKVVSKQLMPVYDKPMIFYPLTTLMMSGIKDILIITTPQEQQRFIELIGDGSALGINVQYAVQPSPDGLAQAFLIGEEFLAGESCTLVLGDNIYYGHDLKLSLQNAFKQEHGATVFGYHVNDPERYGVVDFDDNWNALSIEEKPEAPKSNYAVTGLYYYDNRVVDFAKEVKPSHRGELEITDLNNLYLQDGSLKVELMGRGSAWLDTGTLDSLLDAANFVAAIEKRQGLKVCCPEEVAYRMGYIDAAQLEQLAAPLKKSGYGDYLLKVINDRVK; encoded by the coding sequence ATGAGAAAAGGAATTATTCTGGCGGGCGGCTCAGGCACACGCCTACACCCGCTAACAAAAGTAGTCAGTAAGCAGTTAATGCCGGTTTACGACAAACCTATGATTTTTTACCCGCTTACTACACTCATGATGTCGGGTATAAAAGATATTCTTATCATCACTACTCCTCAAGAACAGCAGCGTTTTATTGAACTTATAGGTGATGGCAGCGCATTAGGTATTAATGTTCAATACGCCGTTCAACCTTCCCCAGATGGCTTAGCCCAAGCTTTTCTAATTGGCGAGGAGTTTCTTGCAGGGGAAAGCTGTACATTAGTACTAGGTGACAATATTTATTATGGTCACGACCTGAAGCTTTCACTTCAAAATGCTTTTAAACAAGAGCATGGTGCTACCGTGTTTGGTTATCATGTAAACGACCCCGAGCGCTATGGCGTGGTCGATTTTGATGACAACTGGAACGCGCTTTCAATTGAAGAAAAGCCCGAAGCGCCAAAGTCTAACTACGCTGTTACTGGGTTATATTATTACGATAATCGTGTGGTTGATTTTGCTAAAGAAGTGAAGCCATCACACCGTGGTGAGCTTGAAATTACCGACCTTAATAATCTTTATCTGCAAGATGGCAGCTTAAAAGTTGAATTAATGGGGCGTGGTTCTGCTTGGCTTGATACAGGAACGCTTGATTCTCTGTTAGATGCAGCAAACTTCGTAGCTGCTATTGAAAAGCGCCAAGGTTTAAAGGTGTGTTGCCCTGAAGAGGTGGCTTATCGAATGGGTTACATCGATGCAGCACAGTTAGAGCAATTAGCGGCGCCACTTAAAAAGAGTGGCTATGGCGATTACCTACTAAAAGTAATCAACGACCGCGTTAAGTAA
- a CDS encoding Kelch repeat-containing protein, with the protein MVLTATLSSAEAFDNSPTTSQHTSSTQIYSSGEWEFVSSNAGVKRYGGAYVGQTVRPFVINEKAYFLLGNATTRGAHATNTALSIDLLTGDINESAALGMNYLLGNATATYQRKIFSIGGVNNAINYTLNNVVEYDPAGDRWRQHSAAPLARSGSIAEQYNGRIYVFGGWGFDTYNRANIKLGADGFFFTELSENPTWRKDVQVYDINTDTWSVTINAPTETEFIDSEIIGNKVYLTAKPSNDDPEHLLSVFDIAESEWHSIELPETLYHQKMTKVGKLLIIYGKTSDSLTINSQWYSYIYDTDELQWSLGKSLPNSDEISTFDIVGSGSSLYYIEFSEDEGDDKSKDVYKLELDVTPTEPLPYEPWLPKEIASETLSNNDKISINRKGNVVNLVLNNSDDYHLIHGSFDGVAQRAALRRATASIYEQLEDSYKFIYFIFNEPTKSQDSNAYGYHVPVQNSISGIGQGIFDFSNSYGSEGKLESIVVLPTLYDLTYGPSLHELAHRWGNYLSYPLESLRHSDWLGYTEQQQYHFGYQSAGGQLGGWNDFDFNLDSGNLYLLSDAPEGTAGFSGLGPGNNSAKYSPLELYLMGLSPPSQVPDIIEPATQPIETESYPIYQIDSFDTISIQQIIDANGTRIPSYDATEPTFDTLFVVVSQEYLTDDEWHSYEHQVSNFARDGNDDYQRLFNFWEATDEKAKLVIPDAKFTFTQYKSDSDDDGLFDYQEEEYGTSINNADSDSDGISDFEEVQVGLDPLDSADADADFDGDGLSNKEEIELGTNIYSEDTDGDGINDANEISLGLDPLNDTDASRAPDIFIQFSDINNDKTKDWLKYRIEDAVAAFSLIDAKQFNIISEFSVSHPFQLASLKVLGDRNADGIEDLGIFGFNQGVERYQLYILDGKTGASLGVWNWSNTLDDVVFKLLPDLTNNGIEEYAIEGTHKINGARQLFIKNGVTKQTHQTFKWVDNWVNTRLVVMSDITSDSVPEIALYGEHKRLNKGQLFVFSGANASEKLTVYNWNKLWSNLRLHKMDDIDSDGTTDWGQFGQRIDDGRYQWVVKKGHDKQGVIRTFSWPADLINVNSIYLSDRTQDGIGEVAIYGKNSVGNTLLRINDGRLPNQRIANFSWPALWHDEHIQEVGDLNNDGLNEVILLGIHERTDTYQLVIKDGATTAEYGRIWLEGDRANIKIHSYDASNDSHDDIIVNSISKASLERIITTYSGKDLSLLSTHTY; encoded by the coding sequence ATGGTTTTAACAGCAACTTTATCTAGCGCTGAGGCTTTTGATAATTCACCCACAACTAGTCAACACACTAGCTCTACCCAAATCTACAGTTCTGGCGAGTGGGAATTTGTTTCCAGTAATGCAGGAGTTAAACGTTACGGTGGTGCATACGTAGGGCAAACAGTTAGGCCATTTGTTATCAACGAAAAAGCCTATTTTTTATTGGGGAATGCTACTACCAGAGGTGCCCATGCTACCAACACTGCGCTGTCGATAGACCTCTTAACGGGCGACATTAATGAATCCGCAGCTCTTGGAATGAATTACTTACTGGGTAATGCAACAGCAACGTACCAGAGAAAAATCTTTTCTATTGGCGGAGTAAATAACGCCATAAATTATACATTAAACAACGTAGTAGAGTATGACCCTGCTGGGGACCGTTGGCGACAGCATTCTGCAGCGCCACTAGCTAGGTCGGGATCGATAGCTGAGCAATATAATGGTAGAATTTATGTATTCGGTGGGTGGGGTTTTGATACTTATAACAGAGCCAATATAAAGCTTGGCGCAGATGGTTTTTTCTTCACTGAATTGTCAGAAAATCCAACCTGGAGAAAGGATGTTCAAGTTTACGATATAAATACTGATACTTGGAGTGTAACTATCAACGCACCAACTGAAACAGAGTTTATTGACAGTGAAATTATTGGTAACAAAGTATATCTAACAGCAAAACCTTCGAATGACGACCCCGAGCACTTACTGTCAGTATTTGATATTGCAGAATCTGAGTGGCACTCCATAGAGCTTCCTGAAACACTTTATCATCAAAAAATGACGAAAGTCGGAAAACTCCTTATTATTTATGGTAAGACGTCTGATAGTTTAACCATAAACAGTCAATGGTATTCATACATATACGACACAGACGAATTACAATGGTCTTTAGGCAAGTCTCTGCCAAACTCAGATGAAATATCAACGTTTGATATAGTCGGAAGCGGTTCTTCACTTTATTACATCGAGTTTTCCGAAGATGAAGGTGACGATAAATCAAAAGACGTCTATAAACTCGAGCTAGATGTTACTCCTACAGAACCTTTACCTTATGAACCCTGGCTTCCCAAAGAAATAGCGTCAGAAACACTAAGTAATAATGATAAAATAAGCATTAATAGAAAAGGTAATGTTGTTAACCTTGTATTGAACAACTCAGACGACTACCACCTGATCCATGGTAGCTTTGACGGCGTGGCCCAACGCGCAGCATTAAGGCGGGCAACCGCATCCATCTATGAGCAGCTCGAAGATTCCTATAAATTTATCTATTTTATATTCAACGAGCCCACAAAATCGCAAGACTCTAACGCTTATGGTTATCATGTGCCGGTTCAAAATAGCATCAGTGGAATTGGCCAAGGTATTTTCGACTTTTCGAATTCTTATGGCAGTGAAGGAAAATTGGAAAGTATTGTTGTACTTCCGACCCTATATGACCTTACCTACGGTCCCTCTCTTCATGAACTAGCGCACCGATGGGGGAATTACCTTAGTTACCCACTTGAGTCCCTTCGTCACAGTGATTGGTTAGGCTACACAGAGCAACAGCAATATCACTTTGGATATCAGAGCGCTGGTGGCCAACTAGGAGGCTGGAACGATTTTGACTTCAACCTTGATAGTGGAAACCTTTACCTACTTAGTGACGCACCAGAAGGTACTGCAGGCTTCTCAGGGCTAGGGCCAGGTAATAACTCGGCCAAATATAGCCCGCTTGAACTCTATCTGATGGGCTTGAGCCCTCCCTCACAAGTGCCCGATATTATCGAACCCGCAACCCAGCCTATAGAAACTGAAAGTTACCCTATTTATCAGATAGATAGCTTTGATACTATTTCCATACAACAAATTATTGATGCAAATGGAACTCGCATACCCTCTTATGATGCTACTGAGCCTACTTTCGATACACTTTTTGTGGTCGTTTCTCAAGAATACCTTACGGATGACGAGTGGCACAGTTACGAACATCAAGTGAGTAACTTTGCGCGGGACGGTAATGACGATTACCAGCGGTTATTCAATTTTTGGGAAGCTACCGATGAGAAAGCAAAGCTTGTCATTCCAGATGCCAAGTTTACTTTCACTCAATATAAAAGTGACTCAGACGATGATGGTTTATTTGACTACCAAGAAGAAGAATACGGAACGAGTATTAACAATGCAGACTCCGACTCCGATGGCATTTCCGATTTTGAAGAAGTCCAAGTAGGACTAGACCCACTAGATAGCGCAGATGCTGATGCTGACTTTGATGGAGACGGTTTATCAAATAAAGAAGAAATAGAACTCGGCACAAATATCTATTCTGAAGATACTGACGGAGATGGTATAAATGATGCTAATGAAATAAGTTTAGGGTTAGACCCTCTTAATGACACCGACGCATCACGTGCACCAGATATTTTCATTCAGTTTTCCGACATCAATAATGATAAAACCAAAGATTGGTTAAAGTACCGAATTGAAGACGCAGTCGCAGCATTTAGCCTCATTGATGCAAAACAATTCAATATAATCTCAGAGTTTTCCGTTTCCCACCCTTTTCAGTTGGCATCATTAAAAGTACTTGGTGACCGAAACGCTGATGGCATTGAGGACCTTGGTATTTTCGGATTTAACCAAGGTGTAGAACGCTACCAATTATATATTTTAGACGGAAAGACCGGAGCTAGCTTGGGGGTATGGAATTGGTCAAACACGCTTGATGACGTTGTTTTTAAACTTCTTCCAGATTTAACTAATAATGGAATTGAAGAGTATGCCATTGAAGGCACACATAAAATTAATGGCGCTCGACAATTGTTCATAAAAAATGGTGTAACAAAGCAGACACATCAAACGTTTAAATGGGTAGATAACTGGGTAAATACACGCTTGGTTGTAATGAGTGACATTACTAGCGATAGCGTGCCAGAAATTGCTTTATATGGAGAACATAAGCGGCTAAATAAAGGTCAACTATTTGTATTTAGTGGCGCCAATGCTTCTGAAAAATTAACAGTTTATAACTGGAACAAATTATGGAGTAACTTAAGGCTGCATAAAATGGACGATATAGACAGCGATGGCACTACTGATTGGGGACAATTTGGTCAAAGAATAGATGATGGTCGATACCAATGGGTAGTTAAGAAGGGCCACGATAAGCAAGGCGTTATAAGAACTTTTAGTTGGCCTGCAGATCTAATTAACGTTAACTCCATATATCTTTCCGATAGAACTCAGGATGGTATTGGAGAAGTAGCAATTTACGGCAAAAATAGCGTGGGAAATACTTTGTTACGCATCAACGATGGCCGCTTACCGAACCAAAGAATCGCGAATTTTAGTTGGCCAGCTTTATGGCATGATGAGCATATTCAAGAGGTAGGGGATTTAAACAATGACGGACTCAACGAAGTTATATTGTTAGGAATTCATGAGCGTACTGACACTTACCAACTTGTCATTAAGGATGGAGCCACCACTGCAGAGTATGGTCGTATTTGGCTAGAAGGTGACAGGGCAAACATCAAAATTCACTCATATGATGCTAGCAACGATTCACACGACGACATTATTGTAAATTCGATATCGAAGGCATCGCTAGAGCGAATTATTACTACTTACAGTGGCAAAGATCTTTCGTTGCTTAGCACCCATACCTATTAG